A single genomic interval of Corylus avellana chromosome ca10, CavTom2PMs-1.0 harbors:
- the LOC132163386 gene encoding DEAD-box ATP-dependent RNA helicase 41-like yields MEDGNKVNQCKSEMLSTDGDVSTVLDEADKIKERCREQREALPGEPKCIICHRYGEYICDETDDDVCSLECKQALLCRVANSQLPVGLPPPKKLPATDECFYVRDSDDKSGSLSLTMDQTESLRRKLEIHVKGELAVAPMLSFSSCNLPQKLLQNIEVAGYDVPTPVQMQAIPAALMGKSLLVSADTGSGKTASFLVPVVSRCANIRIESSSSQRKPLAIVLTPTRELCIQVEEHAKLLAKSLPFRTALVVGGDAMAGQRHRIEGGVELVIGTPGRLIDLLTKHDIELDDVMIFVLDEVDSMLQRGFRDQVMQIFRALSQPQVLMYSATISQEVEKITSCMAKDIIVISVGKPNRPSKAVKQLAIWVESKHKKQKLFDILMSKHHFMPPVVVYVGSRLGADLLSNAITVTTGMKALSMHGEKSMKERREIMRTFLVGEVPVIVATGVLGRGLDLLGVKQVIVFDMPNSIKEYIHQIGRASRLGEEGTAIVFVNEENKNMFPELIKILKTAGAAVPRELVNSRFAVGFLSGGEGQKRRKRGC; encoded by the exons ATGGAAGACGGGAACAAGGTTAATCAATGCAAGAGTGAAATGCTATCAACAGATGGTGATGTATCCACCG TTCTTGATGAAGCAGATAAAATTAAAGAGAGGTGTAGGGAACAGAGAGAAGCTCTGCCTGGGGAGCCTAAATGTATTATATGTCATCGCTATGGTGAGTATATATGTGATGAGACAGATGATGATGTCTGCAGCTTGGAATGCAAACAAGCTCTACTATGCAGGGTTGCCAACTCACAGCTGCCGGTTGGTCTCCCACCTCCTAAAAAATTACCTGCAACTGATGAGTGTTTTTACGTTAGAGATTCTGATGATAAATCAGGATCTCTATCTTTAACTATGGATCAGACTGAGTCACTCAGAAGGAAGCTTGAAATTCATGTGAAGGGTGAATTAGCAGTGGCACCCATGTTATCATTCTCTTCATGTAATCTTCCTCAGAAGCTTCTCCAAAATATAGAAGTTGCAGGATATGATGTGCCCACACCTGTGCAGATGCAAGCAATCCCAGCTGCTTTGATGGGCAAAAGCCTGCTTGTTTCAGCTGACACGGGCTCAGGGAAAACTGCTTCCTTTCTGGTTCCAGTTGTTTCTCGTTGTGCAAATATTCGCATTGAGAGCTCCTCAAGCCAGAGAAAGCCATTAGCGATTGTTCTAACACCAACTAGAGAGCTCTGTATACAGGTCGAGGAACATGCTAAGTTACTTGCAAAGAGTTTGCCTTTCAGAACTGCACTTGTTGTCGGTGGTGATGCCATGGCTGGACAACGACACCGCATTGAGGGAGGAGTGGAACTGGTCATTGGAACTCCAGGCAGGCTTATTGACCTTTTAACGAAGCATGATATTGAACTAGATGATGTAATGATCTTTGTTCTAGATGAGGTGGACTCCATGCTCCAAAGGGGTTTCCGGGATCAGGTAATGCAGATCTTTAGGGCTCTATCGCAGCCCCAGGTCTTGATGTATTCGGCAACAATCTCACAAGAGGTAGAAAAGATTACTAGCTGTATGGCAAAAGATATTATTGTCATCTCTGTTGGCAAACCTAATAGGCCAAGTAAGGCTGTGAAGCAGCTGGCTATATGGGTTGAGTCAAAGCAtaaaaagcaaaagcttttTGACATTTTAATGAGTAAGCATCATTTTATGCCACCAGTTGTGGTGTATGTGGGTTCAAGACTTGGGGCAGATCTCCTGTCTAATGCAATTACAGTCACCACTGGGATGAAAGCTTTATCAATGCATGGGGAGAAGTCCATGAAGGAGAGGAGAGAAATTATGAGGACATTTTTGGTGGGTGAGGTTCCAGTTATTGTGGCCACTGGGGTTTTGGGTCGAGGCCTTGATCTCCTGGGTGTGAAACAGGTAATAGTTTTTGACATGCCCAATTCCATCAAGGAGTACATCCATCAGATAGGAAGAGCGTCCAGATTGGGAGAGGAGGGTACAGCTATTGTGTTtgtgaatgaagaaaataagaatatgTTTCCAGAgttgattaaaattttaaaaactgcTGGAGCGGCTGTACCTCGGGAGCTTGTTAATTCACGGTTTGCAGTTGGTTTTTTATCTGGTGGCGAAGGCCAGAAAAGGAGAAAGCGTGGTTGCTGA
- the LOC132162795 gene encoding uncharacterized protein LOC132162795, with product MAQAIARLSVCLLLLCAVIVAEAGPPKQKKVKCKDKKYTNCYKVDQYCPTSCPRTCVVDCSTCQPVCTPPPPPPPSPPPPPPKPKKLSPPPKSPPHRSPPPPKKSPPPPPKSRPPPPPKKTPPPPSVITPPNSPPPPSSPTPPPPQASSSGGKRVKCKNENYPHCYGMEHSCPSGCPEQCEVDCVTCSPVCDCNRPGAVCQDPRFVGGDGLTFYFHGQKDNDFCIVSDSNLHINAHFIGKRNENMKRDFTWVQSLGILFDTHKLFIGARKTSTWDDAVDRLSLAFNGEPLYLLDREGAKWESITSPRVAIRRIRDTNSVEIEAEGNFKIKATVVPITEKDSRVHNYGITQEDCFAHLDLSFKFHSLSGEVNGVLGQTYASKYVSRVKMGVLMPVLGGQREFSSSSLFTTDCAVARFTGQFTEGNSLENSEYGNLNCASGMDGRGVVCKR from the exons ATGGCTCAGGCTATAGCGCGTCTAAGCGtatgtttgctcctcctttgcGCTGTGATAGTTGCAGAGGCGGGACCTCCAAAGCAAAAGAAAGTGAAATGCAAAGACAAGAAGTACACAAATTGTTACAAGGTGGACCAATATTGCCCTACTTCCTGCCCTCGCACGTGTGTGGTGGATTGTAGCACGTGCCAACCTGTCTGTACcccaccaccgccaccacctccgtcgccaccaccaccaccaccaaaacCGAAGAAGCTTTCGCCTCCTCCTAAGTCTCCTCCACACAGGTCTCCGCCCCCTCCTAAGAAGAGTCCTCCTCCTCCCCCTAAGTCCCGTCCTCCGCCGCCTCCTAAGAAGACTCCTCCTCCTCCGAGTGTCATTACTCCCCCaaattctcctcctcctccttcttcacCTACTCCTCCGCCTCCACAGGCTTCAAGTTCGGGAGGAAAGAGAGTTAAATGCAAGAACGAGAACTACCCTCACTGCTATGGTATGGAGCATAGTTGTCCTAGCGGCTGCCCAGAGCAGTGTGAGGTTGACTGCGTTACCTGCAGTCCCGTTTGCG ACTGCAATCGACCTGGCGCCGTGTGCCAAGACCCACGATTTGTCGGCGGAGATGGCCTCACCTTCTACTTCCACGGCCAAAAAGACAACGATTTCTGCATAGTGTCCGACTCCAACCTCCACATCAATGCTCATTTCATCGGGAAAAGAAACGAAAACATGAAGAGGGATTTCACTTGGGTACAATCTCTAGGAATCCTTTTTGACACTCACAAACTCTTCATCGGCGCCAGGAAGACATCGACGTGGGATGACGCCGTCGACCGCCTTTCTCTCGCCTTCAACGGCGAACCGTTATACCTCCTCGACCGCGAAGGCGCTAAGTGGGAGTCCATAACATCTCCACGTGTCGCAATCAGAAGGATTCGCGACACCAACTCTGTCGAGATCGAGGCCGAAGGGAATTTCAAGATCAAAGCAACTGTGGTGCCTATAACGGAGAAAGATTCACGCGTTCATAATTATGGGATCACACAAGAGGATTGCTTCGCGCACCTTGACTTGAGCTTCAAGTTTCACTCGCTGAGCGGCGAAGTTAACGGTGTTCTGGGCCAGACTTATGCGAGCAAGTATGTGAGCAGGGTGAAGATGGGCGTGCTGATGCCTGTTTTGGGTGGCCAGAGAGAATTCTCATCTTCAAGCCTCTTTACCACAGATTGTGCTGTAGCAAGATTTACTGGGCAGTTTACAGAAGGAAATTCTTTGGAGAATTCGGAGTATGGTAACCTGAATTGCGCTAGTGGAATGGACGGCCGTGGAGTAGTTTGTAAGAGATGA
- the LOC132163385 gene encoding cytochrome P450 94C1 (The sequence of the model RefSeq protein was modified relative to this genomic sequence to represent the inferred CDS: added 72 bases not found in genome assembly): MGLEAFFCFLFFSFTTLHSPASLYSLFSLLVFILRLKPWCNCEDCRSYLSAGWVKEFGNLCDWYTHLLRNSPTGTINVHVLGNIITANPENVEYMLKTRFDNYPKGKPFSAILGDLLGRGIFNVDGESWRFQRKIACLELGSISVRSYAYEIVTSEIQSRLIPLLQSVAGKEDGVLDLQDVFRRFSFDNICRFSFGLDPGCLQLSLPMSSFALAFDLASKLSAERAMAASPIIWKLKRLLNLGSERKLKEAIKTVHTLATEMKNQRRITGFANQNDLLSRFMASIEDDEYLRDIVVSFVLAGRDTVASALTSFFYLLSQHPGVEAAIRVELEQVIGRTSEVANFDQMRQMNYLNAAIFESMRLFPPIQFDSKFCQEDDTLPDGTFVPKGTRVTYHPYAMGRMERVWGPDCLEFKPERWLTNGVFRPESPYKYPVFQAGLRVCLGKEMALVEMRSVVLALVQRFDIRVAGPNRTPRFAPGLTATVSGGLPVLVQERAA, translated from the coding sequence TCTCTGTTCTCTTTGTTGGTCTTCATATTGAGGCTTAAGCCGTGGTGCAACTGCGAGGACTGCCGGAGTTACTTGTCGGCCGGTTGGGTGAAGGAGTTCGGGAATCTATGCGACTGGTATACGCATCTTCTCCGGAACTCGCCAACCGGGACTATAAATGTTCACGTGCTCGGCAACATCATCACCGCCAACCCGGAAAATGTCGAATACATGCTTAAAACCAGGTTCGACAACTACCCGAAAGGGAAACCGTTTTCTGCCATTCTCGGTGATCTTCTCGGCCGGGGAATTTTCAACGTCGACGGCGAGTCGTGGAGGTTTCAGCGGAAAATAGCGTGCTTGGAGCTTGGTTCCATCTCGGTTCGGTCCTACGCGTACGAGATTGTCACCTCCGAGATCCAATCCAGGCTAATCCCTCTCTTACAATCCGTCGCTGGAAAAGAAGACGGAGTTTTAGACTTACAAGACGTGTTTCGCCGCTTCTCCTTCGACAACATTTGCAGATTCTCGTTCGGACTAGACCCGGGTTGTCTCCAGCTGTCGCTTCCCATGTCTAGTTTCGCGCTTGCCTTCGACCTCGCGTCGAAATTATCGGCGGAGCGAGCCATGGCGGCCTCGCCGATTATCTGGAAGCTCAAACGACTACTAAATTTGGGCTCGGAAAGGAAGCTAAAGGAAGCAATCAAAACGGTGCATACTTTAGCCACCGAGATGAAAAATCAGCGGCGGATAACGGGATTTGCCAACCAAAACGACCTCCTCTCAAGATTCATGGCTTCCATCGAGGACGACGAATATCTCCGCGACATCGTCGTAAGCTTCGTATTGGCTGGGCGTGACACGGTGGCCTCCGCCTTGACAAGCTTCTTCTATTTGTTATCGCAGCATCCGGGCGTTGAGGCTGCGATTCGGGTCGAGTTGGAGCAGGTCATCGGGCGGACTTCCGAGGTGGCGAACTTCGACCAAATGCGCCAAATGAACTACTTGAACGCAGCAATTTTTGAGAGTATGAGGCTTTTTCCCCCGATTCAATTTGATTCCAAGTTTTGCCAGGAGGATGATACGTTGCCGGATGGTACTTTTGTACCCAAAGGCACCAGGGTTACGTATCATCCCTACGCAATGGGTCGGATGGAGCGGGTTTGGGGACCCGATTGTCTCGAATTCAAGCCGGAGAGGTGGTTAACTAACGGCGTTTTCCGGCCTGAGAGCCCGTATAAGTATCCAGTTTTTCAGGCTGgacttagggtttgtttggggaAGGAAATGGCACTTGTGGAGATGAGAAGTGTTGTGCTTGCCCTAGTTCAACGGTTTGATATACGGGTCGCGGGTCCAAACCGAACACCCCGGTTTGCTCCGGGTCTTACCGCCACCGTGAGTGGCGGCCTGCCGGTTCTAGTTCAAGAAAGAGCGGCTTAG